The sequence below is a genomic window from Hippocampus zosterae strain Florida chromosome 15, ASM2543408v3, whole genome shotgun sequence.
TTTCACCTTTACGATAGCGACAGGTTTGCGCTGGTAAGACATGACGTCACACTCGCACAAGTTCATCAACAGTCCTGAAATATTGTTCCATTCATTTAGCAGTTTCCCCCCATACATTTAGtttattaaaatgtattcattcatttgattcTGTAATAATTTAAtgcattttgaagaagaaaatatgAGCAAAATCAATAATtttgcaaatacattttaaccctttcaggttacagggtgcatgaacggGTTAAATAGATCttttattaaataaatgtttaattacaTGATGATAATAAGCAATAATTGTATATtgcttaataaataataatgacatCAGTTAACATACATTATTTTAATTCTTCAAATTAGGGCTGCTAATAATTATTGCTTTGATAATTGATTAAtttgttgattattttgtcGCTTAATCAAATAGCTGGACTGAAAACATGtgtaggggtgtgtagactttttctgtcaatactgtatacataGCAGGGTATGGACTTGCCTGCTTACTCataatatcatatcatatcatatcataatgTGGGCAATAAATGTTGATCCGTGGGGTGTTTTGATGAAGCAAGCCACAAACATATTATGAAGACACCTGGGAAGTGTTTCAAATTTGCTGTTCAttatttgtgtgttgttgtcATCACTTTCTGTGCAGTGCTTCTTCACAGATTCTAGCGTGCTTTCCAGTGCAAGAACGACCGTTGCCTGGCAGTCTCTCGGTATGTCCTTTCATCTTAATGTCACTCaatcacagtttttggaggTGAGATTTTCCTTTTCTTCACAGACAAACCAGTGGCATCAGTCGATGTCGAGGTGGTACCATGCACCAAGATCTCAATGGACTTATTTGATCCCATCTACACATGTGGCATTGTGGCACCCTCTGGACACATCGCGAGATGCTTACACGAAATCTACCCGGACTATGACAAACTCCGAGAGGTGAGACTTCCGTTTAGTTTCACCATTTTTTTATCGTCCACCTTCCAAATGGATGTTTCTGTGCGCATGCAGATGTTGCTGGATGAGGACTCGGAGAACTACCACATACTGGGGCGAGCCGAACGAGGGGAGTTGCTGTTTCGCCTCTTCAAGCACCTTTGCCTCGGAGGAGCGCTGAATCAGTACGAGGACACAGTCGAGCCTTATATCAGCATCACCAAGAAAATGTACAAAGAGCTCATCAGGTACAAATGGTGCAAGccaattttgtttttgcccaaaatgaaaacatctaTTTCCTGGTTAAACTAGCCACTCTAAAACTTTtatgaactgaaaaaaataatgtgtttaAGGAGCTAAATTATGCAATTTTaccacattttaaatgaaatcagTCCATATTAGGGGATGGCTCCGTCACATGCAGGTGACCAAATGCAAGCTGCGACCCGTATGGTGTTCGGCCAATGGCGAGTCCGGCTTTTGTCACAATGACCTGAGCTTTGCAATTTTGTGTCCCATCTATTTGCGAGAGCAGagccagagtgtgtgtgtgtgcgtgtgtgtgtgcgtgtgtgtgtgcgtgtgtgtgtgttggggcacTCATGCAGACAATAAAAGCATTTTCGCTCATGGAAGCAGTACTTCATACACTACAACATCACTTTGGTTGTGGGTGTTTGGTTTGTGACTTTTAAGGCAAATATTGGTGAAACTGCAAATCGTACAACTTTGCTGCACAATGGGCATTTGTAgtgaatataataaatatatacgGATACGCAGTTTCAGAAATGACACATCTACAGAACTATTGtttatctttgttttgtttttttcacgcaGTGTTCAAAAGGATCCAGAAACTAAAAAGATCAACGTGGTTTCCATGGTGCTCAAAGTCCGCGTCTGGGTAAGTATAGCATCGATTCGTTTTGATGTATACTGAAAGGGCCAGGTTACCAAGTTCTCCTCATCTATTCTGTGTCTTTCCCTTGTAGGATGAGTCGGGTCAGTGCTACCCCGGGGGGCAGGATGAGGAGCAGACGTTTGCCTACCTGATTGTGGACCCCTTCAAACGCCACGTGACACTACTCTGCCACTCTTATGGTGTTGGAACTATGTGTATTTAATGGTGTAAATGATGTTGGAATACATTTAGCACATAGAGTTAAAACAGCAATGAGTTATTCAGTATTAGCATTCCATGtgcatcactttttttcctccacatttTATGTTACAGCAAAAATcgaataaatgatttttttcccccaccacaTTCTACACACAGAACCCCATAAAAAGCATGAGAAAAGTGGAGCAATGGTTCATTTTTCAGCAGAGCAATAATGCTGAGCCCACAGCCCAGACATCAAAGCTTCATATGCAAAAATACTTGAGGCTGTAATTGCtgcaaaatatatgtatttatttattgaccaAAGGCTGTAAAAGCAGTGCTTGGGTATGCACATGTGATTTTTGATTATTAATATCATCCAACAGTTCCAAAACCCAACTTTTCCACGTTGAAATCAACAACGTGAAAAAGTTACAACAAAAGTACAGTAAAGTGTAGTTGGAACTCTTTTCGGATGCATTGTATGACATACACTGTATGTGGATGTCTTCTGCCCTCTACAGGGCCAGGGGCGACATAACTGTTCTAAAAAACCTGATTTCGACATGTTCCCGAAATACTCCTGCATTAAGAGTACAatatgtgaccaaaaaaaaaaaaactaaatgaagaaGTGATACTTGGTACTACTTTATTTATGCCACAAATCTGAATACAATGATTTCCTTAAAAAGAGAGGCCAGAAACTGTATACGTTCTCAACGCATTCTGGGGAAtgtatgctttaaaaaaatggaccatACCACAATCGCAAATTCTAATAAACATGACACACGTGTTTTATATTCGACACAGACATATAACTATGTTTTAAATCATATAATAAACACGAGTAAGAACATTTAAATGAGGTATCAattgacattttggaaaaactTCGACGTCACCACCCCTCCACGCTCGACCAATAAAGGCGTCCGCTTGCACGCTCGTCCTCTTCCGGTTGGATTACAGCCGAAACAGCACGCTCAGGCACAAGTCAGAATCCTTGAAACGTCGAATAAAACAACCAGGTAAGCGTGGAAGCTTGCATGCGTCCTGAAACTTGAACAAACGCAGACGGGTTCGAAAACGAGCGAATGTGTGACATTTCCCCTCGTGGAAGCGCCACGTGTTCAGTTGACGACCGAGTCCACAGCTGTCAAAAACTTCCACGGAGTTTGTCTCGTATCGGATAACGTCGATATGAGACTCCGATATCGGTTACATGTGGACAACGACATTGATGACAATTCATAGAGATGATTGAGACAGCGACTGTTATTTCGATGCTACAAGTGCATCTAATTTGTTCATATGAAATGGTCTAaaagttgaacatgatttgtatTCCCCATGTTGTCTGCTGGTCTCATTTCAGCAAAGGTGAGTGTTGGACTtgtgcctgttttgtttttaatttcgtttattttccaaattcaCATGTTATGGCTGTTGAAATAATTCATATTTGTCAATTGACTTGCATGGAAAGAAAGCATCAACTTGTAAAACCCCTTGTAATTGAATCAGCATGTTatctgtttttaaaatgcaagCCGTATATGAAATTCGGTgggttatttattattattggacCTGATAATGTAAAATAATTGGGCGTGGAGCGGAACAAAGTCGAAAATCACATACCTAATTACCTAaaacaaataatgacaaaatgaaCTGCTTGCGTTTCTGTTGCCTTTCTAGTACAGCCTTAAGAGACTATCccctttacacccccccccccccacacacacacactccacacaCAATTTAACATCCGTGAGGAGCTTTTGCCGAAGTATCCAAAGGATCAAGGCTTATAGTACCCTTTACACACAAATTTCCTTAGCTTGTTGAAATTGGCCAACGTTTAGGGTTTATTGCAAGTTGGCGATTATATATCTGGCTTTTAATGACCATAGCTGCTTCTACTTGCAACAGCAGAGCGACAGTCGTGGGGTTGTGTAAATTAGCTCCTCTATTACATAACAGTCCGGGATCAATTACAGGCATATTTATTCAGTAATGGACAAAACATAATTTATTGTCGACTCGAGCCGATGGATGGGTGGGCAGGCTTTCAAGAGACCCTACTATTTGGATAGAAAtcattaaaagtacattttctatAATATAATATGTCCCCTTTTAAGAGATGCATTAACAGCAAAGTGTATGTGATGTATATTCAGGTGATTTATGTTATTTGATTTACTTCTGCTTGTGTGGTGCTAATTCAGCCTGTTTTTGTCTCATTGggattgtaattgttttttgttttaattggagGGAGCAGACTACATTGATTACTTTGGAATCatgtttatttgacttttcttttttttaaattgtgatttcTGTTGGACCTCTTAATTGAGCACTGCTGGTGTGGTTTATTTGTCATAGTGCTTGTCAATCAAAAGAAGTTACAGTGAAACCTCTGAAGTCCAACATAGTCTGTGGGGGGGGTTTCAGTTtcaaactgtcaccatcatAATAACTTAAAAACTCAAACCCTGATAGGTCACGATGCCATTGGCTAtgaattgatctttttttctgattttaaacatttttgacttctATTCAagtatgaaaatacattaaggTATGCAATGATTTAAAAgcatcatttcaaaaatattacttGTGCATACTGACGGCTGGTGATTACTGTGTGTACTGAGcagccaagaagaagaaagtgtAAGTGCTACTTTTCTAGAGCCCGTTCATTGGctatcatcacttttttttatgacGTCATTGTACCCATCTGTAGAGAAATCActaaaaatcaatgaaaaatccaaactaAAGTTGTGTAATTCCAAGAAGTTACAAGATTCCTGGGTGGTCATTTTAAGTTTCATCCAACGTCAGAAGGATTCaaatttggaggttccactgtaaattGTAATTGTGAGCAATTGAGGAATGACTTAAAAGTGTCATGTAATGTAAGATTGGTGCATTTGCTCTAATTGGGGTGCCCTTTAAAGGGAAAGTCAATccccaaattttctttacaataataagTTCCATGCAGCCATACTCGTCTCAACACAGCGTTTTGATTAAtattgtttgtggaatatgagttaagcagtataatccacccgtttttgtccatttcggccattttgccacttggctgtcaactgaaaacgaCATCGCAGGTGCTCGGGTAACAACCGGTCATAGCtcagattcagaaaaaaaggtgagccgtgattggtggttgcctgagcaactgtgatgtcattttcatttgacggaaagtggcaaaatggctgccctctgAGATGGCGAAAAACGTTTGCCGCCTAACTCATAGTACACAATATGAATCAAAATGCAGTGTTTTGACTCGTGGAGGCAAATGGAACATAATTATTGTAAAGCATATTTATGGACTGACTTCCCCGTTAAAACCAGCAGAATGGCCGATATTTGAATGTTGAATGTTTTTCTGTTCATCCTGGAATGAGAGGAAGCCGTTTTTGGttgaaatgaagttttttttgatCAAGCATCACCTTTTGAGTATACGTCAGTTTAAGGGGCTACTTGCACGAGGCCATTCATAGTGGACCCTCGCATACTCTTAGTTTGGCACCCGCGGATTCACCTAATCACAATCCCCCACCcagtatttttttatgtgtttttttttttcttcccaatttTACGTGCTCCTCTTGCCAGTTTGTCATAACAGCCACCTCGCGGAATAGAGAGAAACACAATGCTGACAAATAATTATGTCACCATTTATTATAACGGATTTAAAAATCTGCACCAGCACGGTGGTAGACATAAGAggagtgggagggggcggggtggggtgggggtggtggggatcGGACCACCAGCCCATTTGACCAGTTTGAACGGCCTAGTGTCAGTGCGCCCAGGAAGTTGTTGTGTGAAGTTAAAGCAGaaagctgccttttttttcccacccccaccccctccctaaGCGGGATGGATCAGTTGATGTCCGAGCAGGGAGCGGCGCCGAAGCCCGCCGCCACGCCAGAGAGGAGCATCATCAGCGGCGACAACCAACAATTCGGCAAGATGCGGCGCCACGCCCGCTTGTCCCAGTCGGAGAACCAGAGCTCGGGGCCCGAGGAAGAGCACTTAGGCTCCTCCGCGGAGGCCGGCGGCTCCTACGGACGAAGCCCCGCCGTCCGCGGCGAGATCTTCAAGCCGCTGTCGTCCTCGCCCAGGAGCCCCAACACCAGGGGCCACTGGGCCAAGCGTCACCAGCAGGACGGCGCCCACATCCCCACGGTCAAGTCGTCCGGCACGCCCCACCGGCGCTTCAGCAGAGGCCGCTACCGCACCTCGTCGGAGACCGAGAAGGGCGGCCGAGGGAGCGGGGAGCCCAAGTCTCGGCGGAAGGGCCTGTCTGAGAGCGACAAAAGGTCGGGACGGGACAAGTATGACACACGAGGATTGGCGCAGATGTGTCGTGTACTACTTTTTATCTGCCTTGCGCTGTCCTTTGGCCTccatgttgtcatttaaaaaaaaaaaatcgatatatCATATAACCCGGGATAAGTCAAAGCGCAACAAACGTGGCTGCCTGATTCTTTGGATGTAACTTTCTGGCCTTTTGTGCGGTCGTCCTGCTGAGTCGACAAGTCTGCGTCGCTGCCCGAGGAATGTGTTGATTTAACACAAGCAGGccgtttgttttcattgttgcatgtcattttttttctttccaagagaAGCAGTCATGTCCTAATTGACtgcttcttttgtgtgtgtgtgtgtgtgcgtcatgAAGTGAGATCAATATGAGCTCCGACAAAATGGTCTGCCTGACAGGAgagaatgcatttttgatttttaTGGTGCACACGTGTTTTTGAGGGTCAATATATTCAAAACCACTCTTTGTGACGCCGTCTTCACCCACAATGTGACAACAAGTGGTCACGGGATTGAAATTTAATCGAATGAATGGATGCCGGCTTGGTGACAAAAGTGTCCCAAAGACGCGAGTGGCCATTTTATGGGATGTCTGTGCCAAATCTAATCAGAACGTTTGCGTCACTGGTCACTGTGGCGCAGCCTGGTTGTGACGTCGGGAATGATTTCATCAAGAGTTTGGGGAAGAAATTGCGTTGAAGAACATTTGACAGCTGTTTGCACTGCTTCATCCGTGAGGTGTTTCTAATGATTTGGTTGTTTTACCAAATGATCAAAATATTGGAAACCTTCTGCACAGAAATAAAAGTGGCTGCatgggagccattttggggcatttctgctttgtcttttttcttcttctactttgaCAGGTTTCTTTGTATTGTCTCTTATTCCGTTGTGCATGTGATGTCAGTACACGAATGGAGTGGCcgacgagtgtgtgtgtattacatCGTGTCGTCATGTCCGAAAAAGCAACTTAAGTTTTGGGGCTGCAAATCTTGACCCGTTTTTGTTTTCACGTCCTCAGCGCCAACATGAGTGGACTTGAGTGCCTCACTGCCGAGAAGGTCTGGTTCGACAAGCGCCGTTATGACGAGGCCGAGAGGATCTTCTACGAGGGTCCCAACGCAACCGCCCCCAAGCAGCAACAGGTGACTCAatttaaattgtttattttttttaattcttaactctttcattccacaagacgtacttgtacgtctttttaaaattaggccccgcctaccaaggacgtacatGTAcgtctaagttttttttttttgcgtcatagagaggaggaagggatgatgcaatctgtgaatgagaataagctgtgtaaaaaagcgaccagtaggtggcagtggtgcctcacgtgcttaaAATGCACGCTTTtgcaaaaagctctttttctccgttttttgctcaggaatcgccattttcatgaaacctaGAAATTTTGTAATGCTGATTGTTCAAGAATGGAAAATgatagaattttattttttttactgaaaggagagtccaaactttattttggtaggctccatgtctatatagcattagaaccaaatattctgtgggccttgcaagatcagtcaaaatccagtaatcgctgggattgaatgagttagtAGGGGCGGGGGGTATGTTTATCTACTGTGGGAATGAGGGGAATCATTTCCCTGACATGCGAATTCTGAAAAGTCATTggaagactttttttctccctcagaAGCCATTTTACGGTCATTTTGACCTTTTCGCCTGATATACCCCCCCAAATGTGTGTTCTGTCTTTTAATCCGCATTGGCGGATCCCTGGCGTAAACCCTTGGACCCCGAAAGGTCCCACTATACTATCAGTCACTGGCCTCTGTTGGTTTAAGCCTCAGTTAGATCATCGCTGCGAGCAGCTGTGCGGACGTGTGCTCAATTTAGAAGCCTGAGCGAGCGAGCGACTGAGGTCAGGTGGTTTGGCATCTGTCTCCCTGCCTCACGTAGGGTCCACTGCTAAATCCAGGCCGTAGTATTCTGCCTTCGTTTCCTTAAATTAGTAGTTTCTGTCCGTAACCAAGGCGTGCGCGCAGTGAGAAAAGCGGCAGGTGTGAAGGTGGtcattgtggctttttttttttggtgtgtggacTTGTACAGCCGGACTCGATCAGCTTAAAAATAAACTTCAGTTAGATAAGAGCAAATGCTCACGGACTGCTGACAAAATGGACTTCATGCCAGGTGCACGCTGACGACGGGTGCAGGATGACAAGAAAACTCAAATGAAACCTGAAAACTCAATaaattgttcaattttttttgggggggggggatattataTGGGCGAAAGTACTGAAAAATCAAAAATTGAAACTGATCACGATGTGGCGCTCGACCCATGTCATTTTAGCAAGTATTGACCAATTCATGGTTTGCTTTTTCGTAGGCCACTTGTGGTATTCAGTTAAGAATGTTTTGACAGGGTTCCACAAAAATGGCGGCCACCTGAAGGTCGCTGATGCTGGCTTGACCGGGCCAAAACAAATCACATCATGAAATCGGCATTATTACAAGATGGAAAGCTCACAGAATGTCAACTCGAAAATCAACAGTTTTCTTCTGCGACTCCAAACATCGCGTCatgatttatgattatttttttctcttccctgTTCCATTTTAATATAACCTTGTCTCCGTCCTCCCATTACTCGTGGCTTTCAAAACGCCGCAGGTGAAAAGCGCTGCGCATCACAAAGGGCGACCGCAAAAGCGCCAGCACAGAAATGTAAGTCACGCGTGTGTGACAACGCCGCATGGCCGCCATGGACCGTTTGATGCTTGTGTGGAAATCATCATAACATTGCACGCAGAATGGCTTTCATTgtggattgattgatttttttttccttttgcatcaTAATCACAATTGGAAAATGCTATCGTAATTGCATCGACTGAATTTTCTGTGTTCGGAATGGGCATTTTGTTTATGAGCTAAACATGGGCTAAAAATAGCATCTTATTTGTTTCCAATTCCAAATTCACTCAACTCGACTAGATGTTCTTTGAAAGGCATGTATTAGAATGCACGCATGTGAAAAATCCAGACAGTGTCCAATCGTCTAAAAGCGTACGGTTTTTAAACGGTgaaagaaacaaatacaaagtggCTCGTTGACTTGTCAAAAACCGCCGTCACCAAATTGTTTAAAGCTTGTCATTGTCTgccattttgtgatttttttttttttttttttttttttttataatgacaTGCACGATAATCTGATTGTGAAGATGCcagagatggattttttttttctttttcctcccttgAACCATATTGGGTCAGTGAGGTCAAAAATTGCTGTGAtattcaaatttagaaatctCCAGGGGGAATTATTACAAATATCATCGGAACAACCAACTGCAGATTGGGTTTGGAACCCATCCTTGGAAAAATTTTCCTATTTACGGTTTTTGTGCTCAGCCATCTTTCTGCCGAGGAACTTTTGAATTGAGGCGCTTCGTTTCGACAAGTGTCTAGTGTCaccctcttgtggcatctatgGGGTATTACGCTAGCTCCAATTTTGGCTTTTTTGCGGAATAGGCGTACCGCGCGCAGATTTTCCAGACTTCCAACGCCATATTATGGAATTTATCCACCTTGATTccaaatggatttaaaaaaaatctttaccaCCGTGAAATTGTATTCGATCCATATTTACATGCATGCTGACATGAAATTGAATCTCAATGATTATAGCTGAAGTTATCGCACGCTTCTCTTTCATGaaataaccccccccaccccccgcctctTGCAGTCTTCCTCACATTCAAGCGAGCAGGAGCTGATTGTCCGCATGAAGAGCCTGGAGGCGGAGAACCACACTTTGCACAAAGGTGGGCAAAGTTGAAGCTTTTGGGAGCCTGACTGATTTTCTAACTGGGTTCTTCCGTTTTGTTAGCGGTGGGCGATATGAGGGCCGTGCTGCAGAAGCTTGAGGCCAGAGTGGCTCAGCTGGAGAAGATGCCCGCACTCGCAGCCGTCGCCCCAGTCAAGGTGAAAGAAAGGGGACCGCCGCGACCACGTCGTCATGCCTCTCGCCGTTTCTTGAATCCCGTTTCCTTTTGTCAGGCTGCTCCCGTCCAAGCTGCTCCTGCTAAACGGGTGGAAGAAAACggggatgacgacgacgacgtggACTTGTTCGGCAGCGACGACGAAGATGACGAGGAGGCGGCCCGTCTCAAGCAAGAGCGCGTGGAAGCCTACGCCGCCAAGAAGGCCGCAAAGCCCACTCTGATCGCAAAGTCGTCCATCTTGTTGGACGTCAAGCCTGTAAGTCCCGACCAAGTGAAAAAGGATGAAGCCATTTTTTGCTTGAATTCaacggacattgtgctgctcctgttTGGTCACCGGTGGTTGATATACATAAGCTTGAATGAGAAACGAAAGACCGTACCATTGAAGCTGCAGAATGTGCTGCTGCGCCATTTGTGTTTCGGCATCCATCGTTTCAAAGTTTTCAAGAGTTACACCAACACTTGATTTGTGAGCTCGTTCGTCTATGCCATTTCACAAAGAGTGTTTGGTTTATCTCTACTGTAAATGTCAACGATGAGTGCCACGTCTTTTGATTCCAACGGTGACCTCTTTTCCGTCCCCCCAGTGGGACGACGAGACGGACATGGCCAAGCTGGAAGAGTGCGTGCGCTCGGTGCAGATGGACGGGCTCCTGTGGGGTGCGTCCAAACTGGTGCCGGTGGGCTACGGCATCAAGAAGCTGCAGATCAGCTGCGTGGTGGAGGACGACAAAGTGGGCACGGACGTCTTGGAGGAGGAGATCACCAAGTTTGAGGACTTTGTGAGTAGACAAAAtggaagcttttattttggactCCAAAGATTTGTTGAGGtacacttttgttttgtgtcactCTTGCAGGTGCAGAGCGTTGACGTTGCCGCCTTCAATAAGATCTGAACCAAGTGCTGCTGTTTAACTGTGATGgttcattaaaagtaaaaaaaaaaagaaattcaa
It includes:
- the LOC127616600 gene encoding elongation factor 1-delta-like isoform X3; the protein is MRYQLTFWKNFDVTTPPRSTNKGVRLHARPLPVGLQPKQHAQAQVRILETSNKTTSGMDQLMSEQGAAPKPAATPERSIISGDNQQFGKMRRHARLSQSENQSSGPEEEHLGSSAEAGGSYGRSPAVRGEIFKPLSSSPRSPNTRGHWAKRHQQDGAHIPTVKSSGTPHRRFSRGRYRTSSETEKGGRGSGEPKSRRKGLSESDKSANMSGLECLTAEKVWFDKRRYDEAERIFYEGPNATAPKQQQSSSHSSEQELIVRMKSLEAENHTLHKAVGDMRAVLQKLEARVAQLEKMPALAAVAPVKAAPVQAAPAKRVEENGDDDDDVDLFGSDDEDDEEAARLKQERVEAYAAKKAAKPTLIAKSSILLDVKPWDDETDMAKLEECVRSVQMDGLLWGASKLVPVGYGIKKLQISCVVEDDKVGTDVLEEEITKFEDFVQSVDVAAFNKI
- the cfap300 gene encoding cilia- and flagella-associated protein 300 isoform X1, with amino-acid sequence MSGDKHDFEHTFSFRPVPFRKFSFLEEKETVALLMKWSMLGRLSAQTFSFDQKFHLYDSDRFALCFFTDSSVLSSARTTVAWQSLDKPVASVDVEVVPCTKISMDLFDPIYTCGIVAPSGHIARCLHEIYPDYDKLREMLLDEDSENYHILGRAERGELLFRLFKHLCLGGALNQYEDTVEPYISITKKMYKELISVQKDPETKKINVVSMVLKVRVWDESGQCYPGGQDEEQTFAYLIVDPFKRHVTLLCHSYGVGTMCI
- the cfap300 gene encoding cilia- and flagella-associated protein 300 isoform X2, yielding MKWSMLGRLSAQTFSFDQKFHLYDSDRFALCFFTDSSVLSSARTTVAWQSLDKPVASVDVEVVPCTKISMDLFDPIYTCGIVAPSGHIARCLHEIYPDYDKLREMLLDEDSENYHILGRAERGELLFRLFKHLCLGGALNQYEDTVEPYISITKKMYKELISVQKDPETKKINVVSMVLKVRVWDESGQCYPGGQDEEQTFAYLIVDPFKRHVTLLCHSYGVGTMCI
- the LOC127616600 gene encoding elongation factor 1-delta-like isoform X2, yielding MRYQLTFWKNFDVTTPPRSTNKGVRLHARPLPVGLQPKQHAQAQVRILETSNKTTSGMDQLMSEQGAAPKPAATPERSIISGDNQQFGKMRRHARLSQSENQSSGPEEEHLGSSAEAGGSYGRSPAVRGEIFKPLSSSPRSPNTRGHWAKRHQQDGAHIPTVKSSGTPHRRFSRGRYRTSSETEKGGRGSGEPKSRRKGLSESDKSANMSGLECLTAEKVWFDKRRYDEAERIFYEGPNATAPKQQQVKSAAHHKGRPQKRQHRNSSSHSSEQELIVRMKSLEAENHTLHKAVGDMRAVLQKLEARVAQLEKMPALAAVAPAAPVQAAPAKRVEENGDDDDDVDLFGSDDEDDEEAARLKQERVEAYAAKKAAKPTLIAKSSILLDVKPWDDETDMAKLEECVRSVQMDGLLWGASKLVPVGYGIKKLQISCVVEDDKVGTDVLEEEITKFEDFVQSVDVAAFNKI
- the LOC127616600 gene encoding elongation factor 1-delta-like isoform X1; the encoded protein is MRYQLTFWKNFDVTTPPRSTNKGVRLHARPLPVGLQPKQHAQAQVRILETSNKTTSGMDQLMSEQGAAPKPAATPERSIISGDNQQFGKMRRHARLSQSENQSSGPEEEHLGSSAEAGGSYGRSPAVRGEIFKPLSSSPRSPNTRGHWAKRHQQDGAHIPTVKSSGTPHRRFSRGRYRTSSETEKGGRGSGEPKSRRKGLSESDKSANMSGLECLTAEKVWFDKRRYDEAERIFYEGPNATAPKQQQVKSAAHHKGRPQKRQHRNSSSHSSEQELIVRMKSLEAENHTLHKAVGDMRAVLQKLEARVAQLEKMPALAAVAPVKAAPVQAAPAKRVEENGDDDDDVDLFGSDDEDDEEAARLKQERVEAYAAKKAAKPTLIAKSSILLDVKPWDDETDMAKLEECVRSVQMDGLLWGASKLVPVGYGIKKLQISCVVEDDKVGTDVLEEEITKFEDFVQSVDVAAFNKI
- the LOC127616600 gene encoding elongation factor 1-delta-like isoform X4; amino-acid sequence: MRYQLTFWKNFDVTTPPRSTNKGVRLHARPLPVGLQPKQHAQAQVRILETSNKTTSANMSGLECLTAEKVWFDKRRYDEAERIFYEGPNATAPKQQQSSSHSSEQELIVRMKSLEAENHTLHKAVGDMRAVLQKLEARVAQLEKMPALAAVAPVKAAPVQAAPAKRVEENGDDDDDVDLFGSDDEDDEEAARLKQERVEAYAAKKAAKPTLIAKSSILLDVKPWDDETDMAKLEECVRSVQMDGLLWGASKLVPVGYGIKKLQISCVVEDDKVGTDVLEEEITKFEDFVQSVDVAAFNKI